The genomic interval GCTGACCCACCCGCTGGTCGTCGATCCGGTGTTCTGGCTGGTCGTCCGCGCCGGCTCCGGGGCGTGCTTCGCGATCCTCTACATGGTCATTGAGAGCTGGCTGAATGCGCGCTCCTCGAACGTCACGCGCGGCCTGATATTCGCCGTCTACGCCATCGTCAGCTTCGGGATGCTCGGCATGGGGCAGCTACTGCTCGCAGTGGACAGCCCGACCGGGTTCCCCCTGTTCCTGTATGCGTCGATTCTCGTGTCCGTGGCGGCGGTTCCGGTCGCCTTGTCGCGGTCGCCGCAACCCGAGCCGATCGAGTATATCCACATCCGATTCGTGCACTTGTATCGCATTTCGCCCGTCGGCATGGCCGGCAGCTTCATCGTGGGCGCGACGAGCGGTGCGATATGGTCGCTGGCGCCGATCTTCTTCGGTGGCGGCGCGGCCAGCACGGAAGCCATAGCCGTGTTCATGACGGTCATGATCCTGACAGGCGCGATCGGGCAGTGGCCGCTGGGCCTGATTTCTGATCGGATGGACCGCCGCCTCGTCATCGCCGCGACGGCGTTCCTGTCGATCTGGGCTGGTCTGGCGATGAGCCTTTTCGGCACCGACACCGGCCGGCTGTCCCTTGTCCTGACCGGCATTTTCGGTTTTCTGTCGTTCCCGCTCTATATG from Dichotomicrobium thermohalophilum carries:
- a CDS encoding MFS transporter, coding for MLANVAPITALLLGVALLQLGNGLQGTLLPVRAQVEAFTQLELGALGSAYFFGFVAGCYFGPWLVRNSGHIRTFTAMVALASALVLTHPLVVDPVFWLVVRAGSGACFAILYMVIESWLNARSSNVTRGLIFAVYAIVSFGMLGMGQLLLAVDSPTGFPLFLYASILVSVAAVPVALSRSPQPEPIEYIHIRFVHLYRISPVGMAGSFIVGATSGAIWSLAPIFFGGGAASTEAIAVFMTVMILTGAIGQWPLGLISDRMDRRLVIAATAFLSIWAGLAMSLFGTDTGRLSLVLTGIFGFLSFPLYMLCVAHTNDSVEHDGFVEAASGLLLIWGAGAVLGPLVASNVIVAVGLGGLFYTTAALHAVLLAFTVYRISQREARPAEERGEFLDAVRVGQTVSTVDPLTHEEEAGEEQPPQAGAQAAG